A single window of Drosophila suzukii chromosome 3, CBGP_Dsuzu_IsoJpt1.0, whole genome shotgun sequence DNA harbors:
- the t-Grip84 gene encoding gamma-tubulin complex component 2 homolog, which produces MDPPNVGNDFADKVRFHLSKDELERQMRKIHERGNALSRPSGSGNSSSSSNSVPQLESWIFESVGGYYLPNEDLSKMPLPRQEQLLMRDLIYAFSGVPTSHVKPDIQLDQISEMSSVDIAKVRFRLDDVFNAAFKALANEVLPLIGYYISVQSFIEETNMSPNCGRTRLALATALGDQMQDYYDLQAKLETNLQEKKLNLKELVRQVRPWLSILKVLSSMASSSRGKLTSAQLLTLLDQFYRDQKTSEPDLKERVTKIMSAVTHVYMKIVQLWMQKGVLYDTQREFFVEDTERSNAMSSTLLAPEKCCHTYWAQRYRLLPDRLPAFLLPQADEVFLAGKYLNILRQCNVTMKLLQLPLAYNPGEAGHEVIIKNSYDLPARKLFDVLAKEHNLALHIRNLRCYFLLQEEGFVETLLEKCQEQLQCNVDRLVPEKLQTLLTETLQKSNDFFKDMLRCQLKDCDVGTQLGRRHRLGKSMGESREKESSSEEETPEVLNLHGYESLALRYEAKWPLSFVLYPEILEQMQILQRVLLFLHYVKRHLTVLWQTPSEGMGLKLTKRSGNLRQRMLMCMLNLEHHIILDIAEPRWQSLTLTVDKARNIDEVLNTLEITVDECLRFGLLPSANSFVKSLFTLGHVCLNFCGFVESPPDGTSQELEQGIFEYEEEFDNFMAGILDLVSELAKSGASGERESCKQLVKRLEEFSKYSETD; this is translated from the coding sequence ATGGATCCTCCCAATGTGGGTAATGATTTTGCGGACAAGGTTCGCTTTCACCTGAGTAAGGATGAGTTGGAGCGCCAGATGCGGAAAATTCATGAACGTGGTAATGCTCTGAGCCGGCCTTCAGGCAGCGGAAACAGCTCGAGTTCGTCGAATAGTGTACCACAGCTGGAGTCATGGATCTTCGAGAGCGTTGGGGGTTACTACCTTCCCAATGAGGACCTGTCCAAGATGCCGCTGCCTCGTCAGGAACAGTTGCTTATGAGGGATCTCATCTATGCATTTTCGGGGGTACCCACTTCCCATGTCAAGCCCGATATCCAGCTCGATCAGATCTCTGAAATGAGTTCCGTGGATATAGCCAAGGTTCGCTTTCGCTTGGATGATGTCTTCAATGCGGCCTTCAAGGCCTTGGCCAATGAAGTATTGCCCCTGATAGGTTACTATATAAGTGTGCAGAGCTTTATAGAGGAGACCAACATGTCACCAAATTGTGGAAGAACGCGACTGGCCTTGGCCACCGCTTTGGGCGACCAAATGCAGGACTACTACGATCTCCAGGCCAAGTTGGAGACTAATTTGCAGGAAAAGAAGTTGAATCTCAAGGAACTGGTGCGACAGGTGCGTCCATGGTTGTCTATCTTGAAGGTTCTTTCCTCTATGGCCAGCAGCTCCCGGGGTAAGTTGACCAGCGCCCAGTTGCTAACATTGTTGGATCAGTTCTACCGGGATCAGAAGACTTCTGAACCCGATCTTAAGGAAAGGGTGACCAAGATCATGTCCGCTGTAACTCATGTCTACATGAAGATCGTTCAGCTGTGGATGCAAAAGGGTGTTCTATACGATACACAGCGTGAGTTCTTTGTGGAGGACACGGAACGTTCGAATGCAATGAGTAGTACGCTTTTGGCGCCGGAGAAATGTTGCCACACCTACTGGGCCCAGCGGTACCGTCTTCTCCCAGATCGTTTGCCCGCCTTTCTGCTTCCCCAAGCGGATGAGGTGTTTCTGGCCGGGAAGTACCTGAATATCCTGCGACAGTGCAACGTGACCATGAAGCTGTTACAGCTGCCACTCGCCTATAATCCTGGAGAGGCAGGACATGAGGTGATCATCAAGAATAGCTACGATTTGCCGGCGAGAAAACTTTTCGATGTTTTAGCCAAGGAACACAATCTGGCCTTACATATTCGCAACTTGAGGTGCTATTTCCTACTGCAGGAGGAGGGATTCGTGGAGACTCTGTTGGAGAAATGCCAGGAGCAACTGCAGTGCAATGTGGACCGGTTGGTGCCGGAGAAACTGCAGACCCTGCTGACGGAGACCCTGCAAAAGTCCAACGATTTCTTCAAGGACATGCTGCGCTGTCAACTCAAGGATTGCGATGTTGGCACTCAATTGGGCAGGCGGCATAGGTTGGGAAAGTCTATGGGAGAAAGTCGGGAAAAGGAGAGCTCTAGCGAGGAGGAGACACCGGAAGTCCTAAATCTCCATGGCTACGAATCATTGGCTCTTCGCTACGAAGCCAAATGGCCTCTGAGCTTTGTACTCTACCCAGAGATCCTGGAGCAAATGCAAATCCTGCAGCGGGTCCTGCTTTTCCTGCACTATGTGAAACGCCACCTGACTGTCCTGTGGCAAACTCCTTCCGAGGGTATGGGTCTCAAGCTGACCAAACGATCTGGAAATCTCCGCCAGCGGATGCTCATGTGTATGTTGAATCTGGAGCACCACATTATCCTGGACATCGCAGAGCCCCGATGGCAATCATTGACTCTAACCGTGGACAAGGCCCGGAATATCGATGAGGTGCTCAATACGCTTGAGATCACTGTGGATGAGTGCCTGCGATTTGGACTGCTACCCTCTGCCAACAGCTTTGTAAAATCCCTATTTACCCTGGGCCATGTGTGCCTCAACTTTTGTGGCTTTGTTGAATCCCCGCCAGATGGAACTTCCCAGGAGCTCGAGCAGGGAATTTTCGAGTACGAAGAGGAGTTCGACAACTTCATGGCCGGCATCCTGGACTTGGTAAGCGAGTTGGCAAAGTCGGGTGCCTCTGGCGAGCGGGAATCCTGCAAGCAGTTGGTCAAACGTCTCGAGGAGTTCAGCAAGTACTCCGAAACGGACTAG